The Metamycoplasma gateae genome window below encodes:
- the msrA gene encoding peptide-methionine (S)-S-oxide reductase MsrA, whose protein sequence is MNKNIYLAGGCFWGVEAYFSKIDGIIDTKVGYANGNTIDATYKNLKNTNHAETVKISYDSNIVSLEEILLHFFKIIDPTSLNKQGGDIGIQYRTGVYFENHEDLVKLNTFFEIIKNNYDEFYVELLPLDHFVLAEEYHQNYLFKNPNGYCHINLSADRSFNEKDLLILNEFRNKIN, encoded by the coding sequence ATGAATAAAAACATTTATTTAGCTGGTGGTTGCTTTTGAGGTGTTGAAGCATATTTTTCAAAAATTGATGGGATAATAGATACAAAAGTGGGTTATGCAAATGGTAATACAATCGATGCAACGTATAAAAACTTAAAAAATACAAATCATGCCGAAACAGTAAAAATATCATACGATAGTAATATAGTTTCGCTAGAAGAAATATTGCTACATTTCTTTAAAATAATCGATCCAACCTCTTTAAATAAACAAGGTGGAGATATAGGAATTCAATATAGAACCGGTGTTTATTTTGAAAATCATGAAGATTTAGTCAAGTTAAATACATTTTTTGAAATCATAAAAAACAACTATGACGAGTTTTATGTTGAATTATTACCGCTTGATCATTTTGTTTTAGCTGAAGAATATCATCAAAACTATTTATTTAAAAATCCTAACGGTTATTGTCATATAAATTTAAGTGCGGATAGAAGTTTTAATGAAAAAGATCTTCTTATTTTAAACGAATTTAGAAATAAAATTAATTAA
- the atpD gene encoding F0F1 ATP synthase subunit beta codes for MSNKQKEELNYGVITQILGAVIDVRFKEGHAPKMLNALEVIDDKNPNNKQILEVAQHIGNDTVRTIAMSLTIGLRRGMKVLDLKRPISAPVGKEILSRMFNVLGDPIDLLGGEFENKMPIHRSAPTFEEQKSTLEIFETGIKVIDLLIPYIKGGKIGLFGGAGVGKTVLIQELINNIAKQHGGLSVFAGVGERTREGNDLYHEMKASGVLDKTALVFGQMNEPPGARMRAPFTALTMAEYFRDTMGQDVLLFIDNIFRFTQAGSEVSALLGRMPSAVGYQPTLAVEMGQLQERITSTNKGSITSVQAVYVPADDLTDPAPATTFTHLDAKTVLDRDIAALGIYPAIDPLGSNSRMMDPNIIGLDHYNTAREVQNILQRFKELQDIIAILGMHELSEEDKKVVARARRIRSFLSQPFFVAEKFSGIQGRYIELKDTIRSFKEILSGKYDDLPEEAFLYVGTIEDVIEKAKSLGYKIEK; via the coding sequence ATGAGTAATAAACAAAAAGAAGAACTTAACTATGGTGTTATTACACAAATTTTAGGAGCAGTTATTGACGTTAGATTCAAAGAGGGTCATGCTCCTAAAATGCTTAATGCCTTAGAAGTTATTGATGATAAAAATCCTAATAATAAACAAATATTAGAAGTAGCTCAGCATATTGGAAATGATACGGTTAGAACTATTGCTATGAGTTTAACAATTGGTCTTAGAAGAGGTATGAAAGTTCTTGATTTAAAAAGACCTATTTCAGCACCTGTAGGAAAGGAAATACTATCAAGAATGTTTAATGTCTTAGGAGATCCTATTGATTTACTAGGCGGAGAATTTGAAAATAAAATGCCAATTCATAGAAGCGCACCAACTTTTGAAGAGCAAAAATCAACTCTAGAAATATTTGAAACAGGTATTAAGGTTATTGACTTGTTAATTCCTTATATTAAAGGAGGAAAGATAGGGCTGTTTGGTGGAGCTGGTGTTGGTAAAACTGTTTTAATTCAGGAATTAATTAACAATATCGCAAAACAACATGGTGGTCTATCAGTTTTTGCTGGTGTTGGAGAACGTACACGTGAAGGAAATGATTTATATCACGAAATGAAAGCTAGTGGGGTTTTAGATAAAACAGCATTAGTTTTTGGTCAAATGAATGAACCTCCTGGAGCCAGAATGAGAGCGCCATTTACAGCCTTAACAATGGCAGAATATTTCCGTGATACAATGGGACAAGATGTGCTACTTTTTATTGATAATATTTTTAGATTTACACAAGCTGGTTCAGAAGTATCGGCCCTACTAGGTAGAATGCCTTCAGCTGTTGGATATCAACCAACTCTTGCGGTAGAAATGGGGCAATTACAAGAAAGAATAACATCAACAAATAAAGGTTCTATAACATCCGTACAAGCCGTTTATGTGCCTGCAGACGATTTGACTGATCCAGCTCCTGCAACAACATTTACGCATCTTGATGCAAAAACAGTTTTAGATCGTGATATTGCTGCTCTTGGTATTTATCCAGCTATCGACCCCTTAGGGTCAAATTCAAGAATGATGGATCCAAATATTATTGGATTAGATCATTATAATACTGCACGTGAGGTGCAAAATATCTTGCAAAGATTTAAAGAACTACAAGATATAATTGCCATCCTAGGTATGCATGAGCTTTCGGAAGAAGATAAAAAAGTAGTTGCAAGAGCAAGAAGAATTAGAAGTTTCTTATCTCAACCATTCTTCGTTGCTGAAAAATTTAGTGGTATCCAAGGTAGATATATTGAATTAAAAGATACAATTAGATCTTTTAAAGAAATTCTAAGTGGTAAATATGATGACTTACCAGAAGAAGCATTTTTATATGTTGGAACAATTGAAGATGTTATTGAAAAAGCTAAGTCATTAGGTTATAAAATAGAAAAATAA
- a CDS encoding F0F1 ATP synthase subunit epsilon — protein sequence MSSNKTINIAISTPSGIYYETEASIATFTTTEGQIGLMHQALPFLAALIPSRIIIKELNNQNKVFYIDRGIVEFKNNLLSLIVNHIDIKPFDLETKILKKNDTKYTVIEELVLKKKIAQQKK from the coding sequence ATGAGTTCAAACAAGACAATAAATATTGCAATAAGTACGCCAAGTGGAATTTATTATGAAACTGAAGCAAGCATAGCTACATTTACAACAACAGAGGGACAAATAGGTCTTATGCATCAAGCTCTTCCATTTTTAGCAGCTTTAATCCCTTCACGAATAATAATAAAAGAGCTTAACAATCAAAATAAAGTATTTTACATTGATAGAGGCATTGTTGAATTTAAAAACAATCTTCTTTCATTAATAGTTAATCATATTGATATTAAACCTTTTGATTTAGAAACTAAAATTCTTAAAAAAAATGATACAAAATATACAGTCATTGAAGAACTTGTATTGAAGAAAAAAATTGCACAGCAAAAAAAATAA
- a CDS encoding V-type ATP synthase subunit I domain-containing protein, giving the protein MSKKTKRKLLSTLFVLGATTTLFASIIPFLKGCNNTKNITIQKNEEEKEKQDNDKKEEQSIDKKNQEIIDDLIRLNRESDDFFEISKQLSNNNYELEQLLEIENKAKDLFIFSAHVNKKITDNQLNKNHFKDLEFAEGKKVLMPIEVEDKKLNTSLENILNEAKKIAKAIVDNKQKISNDQKEVSKEEIDKLNTVTEIIEYLKLKENEENKRPEDEIDLIRLNRESNEIFRTSKNFENEFVISSIETDKREELNENQKEELSKDFGSILDTSLKRLLDFKNEILSKKEDAKNVNEKINKLGKKEEDYEGVEYEESKNVLMPEIVENKWLSESLNTTVETAKKIVNNAIKFNEQDDYENKTIFSDSQKQEIISKKLLNLVRKSKILKHLCLQLRMKN; this is encoded by the coding sequence ATGTCAAAAAAAACAAAAAGAAAATTATTATCAACCTTGTTTGTTCTAGGTGCAACTACAACATTATTTGCATCAATTATTCCTTTCCTAAAAGGATGCAATAATACAAAAAATATAACTATTCAAAAAAATGAAGAAGAAAAAGAAAAGCAAGATAATGATAAAAAAGAAGAACAAAGCATTGATAAAAAGAATCAAGAAATTATTGATGATTTAATAAGATTAAACAGAGAATCGGATGATTTTTTTGAAATTTCCAAACAATTAAGTAATAATAACTATGAACTAGAACAATTATTAGAAATAGAAAATAAAGCAAAAGATTTATTTATTTTTTCAGCACATGTTAATAAAAAAATAACCGATAATCAATTAAATAAAAATCATTTTAAAGATTTAGAGTTTGCTGAAGGTAAAAAAGTATTAATGCCTATTGAAGTAGAAGATAAAAAATTAAATACCAGTTTAGAAAATATCCTAAATGAAGCTAAAAAAATAGCTAAAGCTATTGTTGATAATAAGCAAAAAATATCAAATGACCAAAAAGAAGTTTCGAAGGAAGAAATTGACAAATTAAATACAGTTACTGAAATTATTGAATATTTAAAATTAAAAGAAAATGAAGAAAACAAAAGACCTGAAGATGAAATTGATTTAATAAGATTAAACAGGGAATCAAATGAAATTTTTAGAACTTCAAAAAATTTTGAGAATGAATTTGTAATTTCAAGCATTGAAACAGATAAAAGAGAAGAATTAAATGAAAATCAAAAAGAAGAACTTAGCAAAGATTTTGGTTCAATTTTAGATACTTCATTAAAAAGACTTTTAGATTTTAAAAATGAAATATTAAGTAAAAAAGAAGATGCTAAAAATGTTAATGAAAAAATCAATAAATTAGGTAAAAAAGAAGAGGACTACGAAGGCGTTGAATACGAAGAAAGTAAAAATGTATTAATGCCTGAAATAGTTGAAAACAAATGATTATCCGAATCATTAAACACTACTGTTGAAACTGCTAAGAAAATTGTTAATAATGCAATTAAATTTAATGAACAAGATGATTATGAAAATAAAACTATTTTTTCCGATTCTCAGAAACAAGAAATTATATCGAAGAAATTATTGAATTTAGTAAGAAAATCAAAGATATTGAAACATTTATGCCTTCAACTAAGAATGAAAAATTAA
- a CDS encoding V-type ATP synthase subunit I domain-containing protein has protein sequence MKRSKKLLMWLGISNAIAATALTITVATLFSKKSNNTSYEAKDLNILNKQKYLDKLNELNSLLENELNDEKYQSIKDELQNSRNNVTANINESSNEADYANAIKLLQKAIDKALADKAEIDDSIANLNASKEAYENKLLEIDQYSNTNLSNEELEKIKELKDLLTLETNNVKTNVENEETKSVSLYSNAVNKLDEILADIKSKLEKINNKLNKINSIKAQKEEFLSLLESLNKDYYADLIQEVKDNLDTKYSTDKVNQYLEMDDLSWDLTEQPKLREDLNNFKNKKQELDNLEAKKEEYNSKALEVQNYLDNDLADEKYESIKEELNKVLNDIKAEVSSHNSSNISESINFYNEKIQKLNEALEKAKNDKEQKDQKEITDTEITPEAEYNNSLAEINKLIERFKSAKSTQAKKVYKKIIESMTSVRDEQVEKVNNKTEENSDEIYKEANTKILEEINSSLAKRKEYFKDWLDKEILNLSPLIQEYFTDRIESGEITKEWLPDSIFKRIDFILNRMNTDEFLDEKLSLDLTEKQTWTDWWHYFHQSFSNFEGELESSNWVFYPVKEVEDNLLGKFKSIDELLDQLNKDKYNEIKNELNEKGNNYKSEYEKAIKQYIEFEVPELHSAEDLTSKINHLNNLVTEAFDKAKNDKNSVDNN, from the coding sequence ATGAAAAGATCAAAAAAATTATTAATGTGATTAGGTATTTCAAATGCTATAGCTGCAACCGCTTTAACAATAACGGTTGCTACTTTGTTTTCTAAAAAATCTAATAATACTTCATATGAAGCAAAAGATCTAAATATTTTAAATAAACAAAAATATTTAGATAAACTAAATGAATTAAACTCATTGCTAGAAAATGAATTAAATGATGAAAAATATCAAAGCATTAAAGATGAATTACAAAATTCAAGAAATAATGTTACTGCTAATATAAATGAATCAAGTAATGAAGCTGATTATGCAAATGCAATTAAATTATTGCAAAAAGCAATTGATAAAGCATTAGCAGATAAGGCTGAAATTGATGATAGTATAGCTAATTTGAACGCTTCAAAAGAGGCTTATGAAAATAAACTTTTAGAAATCGATCAATATAGTAATACTAACTTATCTAATGAAGAACTTGAGAAAATTAAAGAATTAAAAGATTTATTAACATTAGAAACAAACAATGTAAAAACCAATGTTGAAAATGAGGAAACAAAATCAGTTTCTTTATACAGTAATGCTGTTAATAAATTAGATGAGATTTTAGCTGATATTAAATCTAAATTGGAAAAAATCAATAATAAATTAAATAAAATTAACTCAATAAAAGCACAAAAAGAAGAATTCTTATCACTTTTAGAAAGTTTGAATAAAGATTATTATGCAGATTTAATTCAAGAGGTAAAAGATAATTTAGATACTAAATATTCAACTGATAAAGTTAATCAATATTTAGAAATGGATGATTTATCTTGAGATCTTACTGAACAACCTAAATTAAGAGAAGATTTAAATAATTTTAAAAATAAAAAACAAGAATTAGATAATCTAGAAGCTAAAAAAGAAGAATATAATAGCAAGGCTTTAGAAGTTCAAAATTATTTAGATAATGATTTAGCAGATGAAAAATACGAATCAATTAAAGAAGAATTAAACAAAGTATTAAATGATATAAAAGCTGAAGTTAGTTCACATAATTCATCTAATATTAGTGAAAGTATTAATTTCTATAATGAAAAGATTCAAAAATTAAATGAAGCATTAGAAAAAGCTAAAAATGATAAGGAACAAAAGGATCAAAAAGAAATTACTGATACAGAAATTACACCTGAAGCTGAGTATAATAATAGCTTAGCTGAAATTAATAAGCTAATCGAAAGATTTAAATCAGCTAAATCAACTCAAGCAAAAAAAGTTTATAAAAAAATTATTGAATCTATGACTTCTGTAAGGGATGAACAAGTAGAAAAAGTAAATAATAAAACTGAAGAAAATTCTGATGAAATTTATAAAGAAGCAAATACAAAAATATTAGAAGAAATTAATTCTTCGCTTGCAAAGAGAAAAGAATATTTCAAAGATTGACTAGATAAAGAAATTTTAAACCTTTCACCACTTATACAAGAATATTTTACTGACAGAATAGAAAGTGGGGAAATAACAAAAGAATGATTGCCTGATTCAATATTTAAGAGAATAGATTTTATACTCAACAGAATGAATACAGATGAATTTTTAGATGAAAAATTATCATTAGATTTAACAGAAAAACAAACATGAACTGACTGGTGACATTATTTTCATCAATCATTTTCAAATTTTGAAGGAGAATTAGAATCTTCTAATTGAGTATTTTACCCAGTGAAGGAAGTTGAAGATAATCTTTTAGGAAAATTTAAATCTATTGACGAATTATTAGATCAGTTAAATAAAGATAAATATAACGAAATTAAGAATGAATTAAATGAAAAAGGTAACAATTATAAAAGTGAATATGAAAAAGCTATAAAACAATACATTGAATTTGAAGTTCCAGAACTACATTCGGCAGAAGACTTAACTAGCAAAATTAATCATTTAAATAATTTAGTAACCGAAGCATTTGATAAAGCAAAAAATGATAAAAACAGCGTTGATAACAACTAA
- the atpG gene encoding ATP synthase F1 subunit gamma — protein sequence MESLQKIKQRINSINSTKKITKAMELVATAKFSKIKNKINEVKSYFKNVEKIFINLVKNSTQNIDKLLNKHAWKFTARRNLYIVFGSDLGLCGSFNSEMYKKINETVTGDDILIVIGSKLLSLIEKNKKFHIIQTLTQIGDNPTYEIAQVVSEKIYDVLEISLLNSVKLIYTNYENPLKADPIVQEIFPISPETIKAHEELENDKNLSNDIIFEPNPETILINSFKIFFEASIFHALINAKLAETSQRRTAMEQASDNAEDLIDDLKIEYNSSRQSKITQELTEIVNGSNS from the coding sequence ATGGAAAGCTTACAAAAAATAAAACAACGCATTAACTCTATTAATTCAACTAAGAAAATTACTAAAGCAATGGAATTAGTTGCTACAGCCAAATTTTCAAAAATTAAAAACAAAATAAATGAAGTTAAGTCATACTTCAAAAATGTAGAAAAAATATTTATTAATTTAGTAAAAAATTCAACACAAAACATAGATAAACTATTAAATAAGCACGCTTGAAAATTTACAGCAAGAAGAAATTTATACATTGTTTTTGGAAGTGATTTAGGTTTATGTGGATCTTTTAATTCTGAAATGTATAAAAAAATAAATGAAACAGTAACAGGTGATGATATTTTAATTGTTATTGGTTCAAAATTATTAAGTTTAATTGAAAAAAATAAAAAATTTCATATCATTCAAACACTAACACAAATTGGTGATAATCCAACATACGAAATAGCTCAAGTGGTTTCAGAAAAAATATATGATGTTCTTGAAATTTCTTTATTAAATTCCGTTAAATTAATTTATACAAATTATGAAAATCCATTAAAAGCAGATCCGATTGTGCAAGAAATTTTTCCAATTTCGCCTGAAACAATAAAAGCACATGAAGAATTAGAAAATGATAAAAATTTATCTAATGATATTATTTTTGAACCAAATCCTGAAACTATTTTAATCAATTCATTCAAAATCTTCTTTGAAGCCTCAATATTTCATGCATTGATTAATGCAAAATTAGCAGAAACAAGCCAAAGAAGAACAGCTATGGAACAAGCCTCAGATAATGCTGAAGATTTGATTGATGATTTAAAAATTGAATACAACAGTTCGCGTCAATCAAAAATAACCCAAGAACTAACAGAAATTGTTAATGGTTCTAATTCATAA
- the metK gene encoding methionine adenosyltransferase yields the protein MKRLLTSESVGAGHPDKICDQISDAIVDALIKKDKYSRVACDVIANDDLIYIGGQITTKGYIDTIKEAWKILKSLGYKENDFKIINAITGQSPDIAQGVDKSSTKELGAGDQGILFGYATDENEFYMPWTIVLSHELVKRAENLRRAKKFPYAKSDMKSQVTIEYDDESNTFNVKKILMSIQHEENFVYKKFKEFIKTNIVDYVLKKYNFNLDYELLINPTGRFVIGGPVGDTGLTGRKIIVDTYGGFARHGGGAFSGKDATKIDRSAAYMARYIAKNLVAAGVAKKIEIQLSYAIGLPRPQSIYIETFKTSKYSEKEIINAVYSIFDLSVEGIIKTLDLLKPIYLQTATFGHFGRNDLDLPWEKVDKIDEINKYFKIN from the coding sequence ATGAAAAGATTATTAACAAGCGAATCAGTTGGTGCAGGTCACCCTGATAAGATTTGTGATCAAATATCAGATGCGATAGTTGATGCTTTAATTAAAAAGGATAAATATTCAAGAGTTGCATGTGATGTTATTGCAAATGATGATTTAATTTATATTGGAGGCCAAATCACAACAAAAGGTTATATAGATACTATTAAAGAGGCATGAAAAATCTTAAAATCATTAGGTTATAAAGAAAATGATTTTAAGATCATAAATGCAATTACAGGGCAAAGTCCTGACATTGCTCAAGGTGTGGACAAAAGCAGCACAAAAGAACTAGGTGCTGGAGACCAAGGGATTTTATTTGGTTATGCAACAGATGAAAATGAATTCTATATGCCTTGAACAATAGTTTTATCACACGAACTTGTAAAACGTGCTGAAAACCTTAGAAGAGCTAAAAAATTTCCATATGCGAAATCTGATATGAAAAGCCAGGTTACAATTGAATATGATGATGAAAGCAATACATTTAATGTTAAAAAAATATTGATGTCGATACAACATGAAGAAAATTTTGTGTATAAAAAATTTAAAGAATTTATTAAAACAAATATTGTGGATTATGTTTTAAAAAAATATAATTTCAATTTAGATTATGAACTATTAATTAATCCTACTGGAAGATTTGTTATTGGAGGCCCTGTAGGAGATACAGGATTAACTGGAAGAAAAATTATTGTAGATACTTACGGTGGATTTGCTCGTCATGGTGGCGGAGCATTTTCAGGGAAGGATGCAACCAAAATCGATAGATCAGCTGCATATATGGCAAGATATATAGCTAAAAATTTAGTAGCTGCCGGAGTTGCTAAAAAAATTGAAATACAACTTTCATATGCAATAGGACTTCCAAGACCTCAATCAATCTATATTGAAACCTTTAAAACTTCAAAATATAGTGAAAAAGAAATAATCAATGCTGTTTATTCAATATTTGATTTAAGTGTTGAAGGAATAATAAAAACATTAGATTTATTAAAACCAATTTATTTACAAACTGCAACATTTGGTCATTTTGGTAGAAACGATTTAGATTTACCTTGAGAAAAAGTAGATAAAATAGATGAAATAAATAAATATTTTAAAATAAATTAA
- the ychF gene encoding redox-regulated ATPase YchF encodes MSLKAGIVGLPNVGKSTLFSALTLNEAESANYAFTTIEPNVAIVNLEDNRLHKLASIVNAKKIVPATFQFVDIAGLVEGASKGEGLGNKFLANIREVDAIVHVIRCFENDNIVHVKNKIDPIHDLKIINLELILADLQMVDNIINRISKKAINSNDKSLRFEYDLLLKVKNILLEEKMLKNIEFSEEERQIIKNYQFLTIKPTIYVANLDASTYKNISEAKHYLTLKTEVEKNNEIIIPICVKIEYELSTFSKEEKEIFLNEYNIKKSGLDEIISKSFYLLDQSTYFTAGEIEARAWVFKNGMNAAECAGIIHTDFEKKFVKAEVIKYNDYVLYNGEKSAKENGKMALEGRNYLMQDGDVCYFKVAK; translated from the coding sequence ATGTCATTAAAAGCTGGTATTGTTGGATTACCAAATGTAGGTAAAAGCACACTATTTTCTGCACTAACATTAAATGAGGCTGAGTCTGCAAATTATGCATTCACAACAATCGAACCAAACGTTGCGATTGTAAATTTAGAAGATAATAGATTGCATAAATTAGCTTCTATTGTAAATGCTAAAAAAATTGTTCCGGCAACTTTTCAATTTGTAGATATTGCCGGTCTAGTTGAAGGTGCATCAAAAGGTGAGGGATTAGGCAATAAATTTTTAGCTAACATTAGAGAAGTAGATGCTATAGTGCATGTTATCAGATGTTTTGAAAATGATAACATAGTGCATGTTAAAAATAAAATAGATCCTATACATGATTTAAAAATAATAAATTTAGAGTTAATCCTAGCAGACCTACAAATGGTTGATAATATAATAAATAGAATTTCTAAAAAGGCTATTAATTCAAATGATAAGTCGTTAAGATTTGAATATGATCTGCTTTTAAAAGTAAAAAATATTTTATTAGAAGAAAAAATGTTGAAAAACATTGAATTTAGTGAGGAAGAAAGACAAATAATAAAAAATTATCAATTCTTAACAATTAAACCAACTATTTACGTTGCAAACCTAGATGCATCAACATATAAAAATATAAGTGAAGCTAAGCATTATTTAACTTTGAAAACAGAAGTAGAAAAAAATAATGAAATCATCATTCCAATATGTGTAAAAATAGAATATGAGCTTTCAACTTTTTCAAAAGAAGAGAAGGAAATATTTTTAAATGAATACAATATAAAAAAATCTGGATTAGATGAAATTATTTCAAAAAGTTTTTATTTATTAGATCAATCAACATACTTCACCGCCGGTGAAATAGAAGCTAGAGCTTGAGTATTTAAAAACGGAATGAACGCAGCAGAGTGCGCTGGTATCATACATACTGATTTTGAGAAAAAATTTGTTAAGGCTGAAGTTATTAAATACAATGATTATGTCTTATATAATGGTGAAAAAAGCGCAAAAGAAAATGGAAAAATGGCTTTAGAAGGCAGAAATTATTTAATGCAAGATGGTGATGTTTGTTATTTTAAAGTTGCAAAATAA
- a CDS encoding thymidine kinase: MYKKFSNGMIELITGPMFSGKSEELLRRLRTLSYAKFNSLLIKPEYDNRFSEDEIVSRSGLKEKTHTLKNINDIYNLLKNDKYQAILIDEAHFFGQDLIKVADDLANLGYLLIIAGLDQDYLRRPFSPISDLMAMAETVTKLQAVCVVCQNIATTSYRKIKNNELNYIGDFNEYEARCRRCHILANKVKKE, translated from the coding sequence ATGTATAAAAAATTTTCTAATGGAATGATTGAATTAATTACAGGACCAATGTTCAGTGGCAAAAGTGAAGAACTATTAAGACGTTTAAGAACTTTATCTTATGCTAAATTTAATAGTTTATTAATTAAACCTGAATATGATAATAGATTTTCGGAGGATGAAATTGTAAGCAGATCAGGTTTAAAAGAAAAAACTCACACATTAAAAAATATTAATGATATTTATAATTTATTAAAAAATGATAAGTATCAAGCTATCTTAATTGATGAAGCTCATTTTTTTGGCCAAGATTTAATAAAAGTAGCAGACGATCTTGCTAATTTAGGATATTTATTAATAATTGCAGGTCTTGATCAAGATTATTTAAGAAGACCATTTAGTCCAATTTCTGATTTAATGGCGATGGCTGAAACTGTAACTAAATTACAAGCAGTTTGTGTTGTTTGTCAAAATATTGCAACAACTTCTTATAGAAAAATTAAAAATAATGAATTAAACTATATTGGTGACTTTAATGAATATGAAGCAAGATGTAGAAGATGTCACATACTTGCTAATAAAGTAAAAAAAGAATAA